The nucleotide window AAAGCAATCCCTATTTTGAACTTAAAAAACCTACAATATCTTTAGAAAAGCTAGAAGAATTACCAAATATTGTTAAAGGTACATATATAAGTCTTACTAAAAGAAGTAAAAATGAAGGTGAAATAAAAGATATTTATACTTTGCATAATAACCCAATGAAAAGAGAAATTTTAGAAATAGTTTTAAAAAGTGATGATACTTTAAAAATAGAAAAAGATTCACCTGTGTTTTTTAAAGATATAAAAGTAGGGCGAGTAAAGAGCAAAAAGCTTCATAGTAAATCAGATGAATTAAGAGTTAACGTGGAAATATTTAAAGAATACTCTTATTTAGTAAATAGCACTTCAATTTTTTATATTCAATCACCAGTAGAAATAAATGCAAGTTTAGAAAATATTTCTTTTAAAACTGCTCCTTTGAGTGGATTTATAAACTCATCAATAGCTTTTGACACTAAAGATTTAAGTGCAAAAAGAACAATAAATAGGTTTTATTTATTTCCTAGTTATGAAAAGATGTTAGAGCAGAAGTACTTCTTACAAAAAGGGAAAAGATATACTCTATCACTTGATAATGCAAATAATGTATTAAAGTCTAACTCTATATATTATAAGGGAATAGAAGCTGGAAAAGTAGTAAGTAAAAAATATAATGAAAAAACAAAAAAAGTAGATGCACAAATTTTTGTATTTGAAAAATACGCAAAATATATCAATGAAAGTACAAAGTTTTATTCTATAAGTGGTTTTGATATGGACTTTTCACTAGAAAAAGTAAATATAAAAACCCAATCTTTAAATACCTTAGTAAAAGGTGGTATCTCTTTTATATCTTTAGATGAAAATGCTAAAAAAGTAAAAAGTTTTCATAAATTTGATTTCTATAAAAGTTTAGATGAGGTTTTAAAAGAACAAAGATTTAATGAAAATGGTTTAAGGGTTGTAGTTCTTGCAAAGAGTAAAAGCTCCTTAAAGGAAAATTCTCCTGTATTTTATAGACAACTTCAAATAGGAGTAGTAGAAGATTATAGTTTAGCTAAAGATGGAACTTCTATAGAGTTACAACTTTATATAGATGAAAAATTTAAATATCTTGTTAGAAAAAATTCTATTTTTTACAATGCTACAGCCTTTGGTATGGAGGTTAGTCTTTTAGGTGTAAAGGTTACAACAGAGACTTTAGAAACACTTATTTCAGGTGGAATATCATTAGTTACTCCTACAGAATATAAAGAACAAGCAGATAGTATGATGAGTTTCCCTTTATATAATGATGTTGAAGAAGAGTGGCTAAATTGGAATCCTAAGTTTGAAAAGCTATAAAAATTTTAAAATATTTTTGCAAGAAAAACAATGGTATAATCCCGCAATTATTTAAAAAAGGTTATTATTTATGCTTGTAGCACCTTCGATTTTATCGGCAGATTTTGGAAGACTAAATGAGGAAATTACAGCTATTTGTGATGGTGGTTGTGACTATATTCATGTTGACGTAATGGATGGACATTTTGTTCCAAATATGACAATTGGACCAGTTGTAGTTAATCCAGTTGCAAAGGTTGCAACAAAGCCTTTAGATGTACACTTAATGGTTGAAAACAATACTTTTTTTGTAGAGCTTTTTGCTCCTTTAAAACCTGAGTTTATATCTTTTCATATTGAAAGTGAAAAGCATCCTCATAGACTTATTCAAAAGATTAGATCTTATGGAATTAAACCTGCAATCGTTTTAAATCCACATACTGCTCCTGAAACAATTGAATACTTAATAGAAGATTTAGATATGGTTTTATTAATGTCAGTAAATCCAGGCTTTGGTGGTCAAAAGTTTATTTCAAGTGTTGTTGAAAAAACTAGAAAATTAAAAGAGCTTATCAATAAAAGAAATCCTGCCTGTTTAATACAAGTAGATGGTGGGGTAAATGATAAGAATATTCATGAATTAAAAGAAGCTGGTGTAGATATGGTTGTTGCTGGGTCATATGTTTTTGGAAATGAAGACTACTCAAAAGCAATAAAGAGCCTACAGGTTTAATATATGAAAATTAAGATTTGTGGAATAACAAATTTAGAAGATGCCTTAGCAGCTATTGAAGC belongs to Arcobacter sp. CECT 8983 and includes:
- a CDS encoding MlaD family protein gives rise to the protein MDEKIEQVSVKKSKKIVFLIWLLPFIALLISTSMLYNHFEKQGEEIEIYFNNAEGFVVDKTPLKYKGIKIGIVSNIEVDEKNINRFLVKVEVDNKALSLVAKKGTKFWKVEPKATLTEISGLNTIFSGIYIEAMPSAQNIEEIKKLEEQYTFNAVSEKPINYLQDGLFIDLKSSNGTLEVGAPVLYKSFLVGKIVKKNLKDNNVLYTIFIEEEYKSLVKEDSSFWNVNAIDLKASLSGIKFKVNTLASLIAGGIAFDSDSLKEPLVNTSKVFNLYSSKEDIDYLPDYVVLETDVEHGLEKDFSKVLYNGIEIGYVDDLSFVLEDKQSFIFVKIKKEFASLLKSNPYFELKKPTISLEKLEELPNIVKGTYISLTKRSKNEGEIKDIYTLHNNPMKREILEIVLKSDDTLKIEKDSPVFFKDIKVGRVKSKKLHSKSDELRVNVEIFKEYSYLVNSTSIFYIQSPVEINASLENISFKTAPLSGFINSSIAFDTKDLSAKRTINRFYLFPSYEKMLEQKYFLQKGKRYTLSLDNANNVLKSNSIYYKGIEAGKVVSKKYNEKTKKVDAQIFVFEKYAKYINESTKFYSISGFDMDFSLEKVNIKTQSLNTLVKGGISFISLDENAKKVKSFHKFDFYKSLDEVLKEQRFNENGLRVVVLAKSKSSLKENSPVFYRQLQIGVVEDYSLAKDGTSIELQLYIDEKFKYLVRKNSIFYNATAFGMEVSLLGVKVTTETLETLISGGISLVTPTEYKEQADSMMSFPLYNDVEEEWLNWNPKFEKL
- the rpe gene encoding ribulose-phosphate 3-epimerase, which translates into the protein MLVAPSILSADFGRLNEEITAICDGGCDYIHVDVMDGHFVPNMTIGPVVVNPVAKVATKPLDVHLMVENNTFFVELFAPLKPEFISFHIESEKHPHRLIQKIRSYGIKPAIVLNPHTAPETIEYLIEDLDMVLLMSVNPGFGGQKFISSVVEKTRKLKELINKRNPACLIQVDGGVNDKNIHELKEAGVDMVVAGSYVFGNEDYSKAIKSLQV